A window of Pseudomonas denitrificans (nom. rej.) genomic DNA:
GTGGTCGCCTTCATGGCCATCGATGGCGTGCTTGCCAATACCCCCATCGCCTACGGCCTGCTCGCCAGCCTGGTCACCTTCGTGGTGGTCAGCCTCGCTGGCGCACCCGCCGCCAGCCTGCAGGCGCAGGCCGACTGAACCTCAATCAGACAGGAGACGCCCCATGCCCCATGACTTCCCGCAACCCCTGGATGCCGCGCAGATCCCACGCTTCGCCGGCATCCCCAGCTTCATGCGCCTGCCGATCTTCGAAGACCCGGCGCAAGTGGACATCGCCCTGCTCGGCGTGCCCTGGGATGGCGGCACCACCAACCGCGCCGGCGCCCGTCACGGCCCGCGCGAGGTGCGCAACCAGTCGAGCCTGATGCGCAAGGTGCACCACGTCAGCCATATCGCACCCTATGACCTGCTGCGCATCGGCGACATCGGCGACGCTCCGGTGAACCCCATCGACCTGCTCGATTCGCTCAAGCAGATCGAGGGCTTCTACCGGCGCATCCACGCCGCCGGCACCATCCCGCTGTCGGTCGGCGGCGATCACCTGGTGACCCTGCCGATCTTCCGCGCGCTGGCCGCCCAGCGACCCATTGGCATGGTGCATTTCGATGCCCACTCCGACACCAATGACCGCTACTTCGGCGACAACCCCTATACCCACGGCACGCCGTTCCGCCGTGCCATCGAGGAGGGCTTGCTGGACCCGAAACGCACGGTGCAGATCGGCATTCGCGGTTCGATCTACGACGCCGACGACGAAGCGTTCGCCCTTGAACAAGGCATTCGCGTGATCCACATGGAAGAGTTCGCCGACCTGGGCGTTGCCGCCACGCTGGCCGAAGTGCGCCGGGTGGTGGGGCAGGGGCCGACCTACGTGACCTTCGACGTCGACGTGCTCGACCCGGCCTACGCGCCCGGTACCGGCACGCCGGAGATCGGTGGCATGACCACGCTGGAGGCGCAGCACATGATCCGCGGTCTGCAGGGGTTGAACCTGATCGGCGCCGATGTGGTGGAGGTTTCGCCGCCGTTCGACCAGGGCGGGGCGACCGCGCTGGTGGGCGCCACCATGATGTTCGAGCTGCTCTGCGTGCTCGCAGATTCGGTCGCCGCACGCCGTTGACCACCCTGGGGGTTCACGGGGCGGCGCGCTCGGCGCTATAACGAAAGGCCTGCGCCCGCCGCCACGAGAACTCCCATGCTGGGCAATCTTTCCGATATCGACCTGCGCCTGCTACGCACCTTCTGCACCATCGTCGAGGCGGGCGGCTTCACCGCCGCCCAGGTACGCCTGAACACCAGCCTGTCGCGGCTGAGCGTGCTGGTGCGCGACCTTGAACTGCGCCTGGGCTATTCGCTGTGCCGACGCGGCAGCAGCGGCTTCCAGCTCACCGAGGAAGGGCAGCAGCTGTACGAGGCGGCGCTCGGGTTGTTCGTCGATATCGAACGCTTCCGCGAACAGGTGACCGGCCTCGGCGGCCGCGACCGCGAAGTGCTGCACCTGGGCTGCGTCGACGGTGTGCTCGGCCAGCACTGCTGGCCGCTGCCGCTGGCGCTCCGGCTGTTCCGCGAGGGGCATCCGCGAGTGCGCCTGAACCTGCACACCCAGCGCCCGGACGAGCTGGAGAACGCGGTGCTGGAGGAGCGCCTGCAACTGGCCATCGGCGCCTTCCATCATCGCTTGTCGGGGCTGCGCTACCA
This region includes:
- the speB gene encoding agmatinase, coding for MPHDFPQPLDAAQIPRFAGIPSFMRLPIFEDPAQVDIALLGVPWDGGTTNRAGARHGPREVRNQSSLMRKVHHVSHIAPYDLLRIGDIGDAPVNPIDLLDSLKQIEGFYRRIHAAGTIPLSVGGDHLVTLPIFRALAAQRPIGMVHFDAHSDTNDRYFGDNPYTHGTPFRRAIEEGLLDPKRTVQIGIRGSIYDADDEAFALEQGIRVIHMEEFADLGVAATLAEVRRVVGQGPTYVTFDVDVLDPAYAPGTGTPEIGGMTTLEAQHMIRGLQGLNLIGADVVEVSPPFDQGGATALVGATMMFELLCVLADSVAARR
- a CDS encoding LysR family transcriptional regulator; its protein translation is MLGNLSDIDLRLLRTFCTIVEAGGFTAAQVRLNTSLSRLSVLVRDLELRLGYSLCRRGSSGFQLTEEGQQLYEAALGLFVDIERFREQVTGLGGRDREVLHLGCVDGVLGQHCWPLPLALRLFREGHPRVRLNLHTQRPDELENAVLEERLQLAIGAFHHRLSGLRYQLLFREEQNLYCAQGHPFFERAQDEPSLEQICAAEYVGRGYMTESRRPHGLVFSRATNAYSMEAIANLVFSGTFIGYLPTHYAAQWVAQDRLRAIRPAQLAYVSEFHCVTRQGAEPGEVLGAFLDALERAQAELGSGAPA